GCTGGTCGTAGTCGCGGCTGTCTACGCCGAACGCGTAACGGTCGTGCGGCAGCAACGTGATCTGACGCAGCGCATCGTCCGAGAGCCTGACGAACTTGTTATCGGCGATGCGATACTCGACCAGATAGCTATAGGTGCGATCGGCCTGCTCCTGTACGAGCTGTTGTGATTGCAGCCTCGGATCCTTCCAGTGCCAGAGGACGAGCGTCGGATTCTCGTCGTCGGGATCCACGCGCGGCTGATTGCGCGTGCCGCCCTCGCCCGGGGCACCGGCCTGCACGATCGGTGTTCGCTGCCCGCCCTCTCGATTCGCGATCGTCTCTGCCGGTGCTTTCGGCTTGGCCTCGCGAATGCCGAAGAAGACCGCGCCGAAATCATCCGCGATGTGTGGCGCGCGATCGGCGCTCACTCGCATCGATGCGGGGAAGTCGGTGCGCCCCGCGGCATCGAACGCGGTCTTCTTCTGCGCCGCCGTGCCGATTCCGGTGAACGTGACGACGCTATAGAGCGTATCCTTCGCTGCGGTATCCGGCTTGCCACGCAACACGGCGAGCGCCGGCCCGCTGTCGGCCCACGCCAGGCGACGATACAACGCTTGCTCGCTGTCGAGCGGACGAACGACATCGGTGCGCAGATCGCGCAACTGAACGCCGTTCCCGATCTCGTCGTGCGCGTCGATGGTGTACGCGAGGAAGTTGCCCGACTCGTCGAAGGCAAAATCGCCGACGTTGCCGATGTTGATGATGCTACCGCTCGTCAACGCGTAGAGCAGAAGATCAGCCCCTTCGCTCCGGCTCGTCGCCGCGGCGGCACCCGCACCTCGATCATTTCCCGCCGCGGAAGGCGTGGGCGCCTCGGCGGCATAGCCATACAGGGCGAGCACTTGCGGCTTGTCTCCCGAAAAAGCAAAGCGGCGGATCTTATCGAACTCCGTCTTCTGGCCTGTCGCGAGGTTGACCACCGCGACTCGGTTCTGGACGGCTCGCCGCTGTTGACGCAGTCGGCGCGCCTCGCGCTGCGTTGGATAGATCGTGAACGCAACCCACTTCGAGTCGCCGGAGATCGCGAGCGTTGCGGGACCAGCAGGAGCGCCGAACGGGTTGGCACCGGCTGGGGGCTGTTCCCCGATGGCAAAGCGCTGCTCCGTGGCACCCTGCGCCGTCGATCGGACGACGACCGCCGCATCGCCTTCGTTAGGCGCCAGGACGTAGGCGAACCACTTGCCGTCGTTGGAGAGAGCGGACGAGCGGATCGACTTCCACGCTTTGAGATCGGCGGCGGTCATCTGCTTGATGCCGGCCGCACGCGTCGCGGTCGACGGTGTGGCGGCGGCAGTCGGCGACTGCTGCGCGGGCGCGCTCGACGCGACGATAGAGATCGCGGCGACGCACAGCGACGTTCGAAGGGCGGACATGACGAACTCCCGGTGAGGTCGATGCTGCGATGGGCGAGAAGCTACGCCCGGCAACGCAGAATAGGAAACGGGAGCAAGTCGCAGGAAACCGGAGGGCCCACCCCCGCCGGACTGCTTCCCTGTGACTTCCTCCCGTTGCTTTCCCATACGCGGGACCCTTGCCGAGCGCTGAACCTTTTTTCATACTATATCCGTTACGGATGTATTGGTGGCCGGTGATTGGTAGCTGGTGGTTGGCGTTCGGTGTCTACCCACCGCGTGCCAAAGCGACCAACGATTTAGCGGCCAAGGACCCGCAACCCACGACCATCGATGCGCCGAACGCAGCCATGCCGTGACGCCAGCGATCGCGTGTTCGGCGTGCTGCTCCTGCTCTACCCGCGTTCGTTCCGCGAGCGATTTGGCGACGAGATGCTCGCGTTCTTTCGAGCACGACGAAGCGAAGCACATCATCAGCGTGGCCTCAGAAGCACGCTGCGCCTCTGGCGTCATCTCCTTGTCGACATCGCGATCACGGCCCCGATCGAGCGCGTTCGCGCGGTCTTCGCCAGCGCTCAGCAGGAAGCAACGCTCATCGATGTACCGTGGTCTTCACCCTTCTATCTCGAGCAAGAGGATTCGATGGACGCGCTCCGCCAGGATCTGCGCTTTGCGCTGCGCACGCTACGCGCGCGGCCCGCATTCACTCTCGTCGCCGTGCTCACGCTGGCGCTCGGGATCGGTGCGACCACAGCGATCTTCAGCGTCGTCAACGCCGTGCTGCTTCGGCCACTGCCCTGGCCACATGCAGATCGCTTGGTCCTGATCTGGGGGACGCGCGGCTCGGTGAAGCAGAACGGCGTCGTCTATCTCGATTACCTCGACTGGCAGAAGGCAACGCGGAGCTTCGATGCGCTGGCTGTCATGCGCGGCCAGAGCGTCAATCTCACTGGTGGTGATCAACCGGAGCGCGTGACGGGATCATTTGTCACGGCGAATTTCTTTGGTCTTCTCGGTGCGAAGCCGGAGCAAGGAAGATTCTTCACTCCAGCGGAGAGCGACGTCGGCTCGAAGGAGCCGGTCGCGGTCATTACCGACGACTTCTGGCGGACGCATTTCGGTGCGCGGCCTGACATGCTTGGCCGGACCCTCGTACTCAATGGTGTTCCCTTCACCGTTGTTGGTATCGCGCGGCCGGAAGTCGCAGCGCCGCTCGGAACGCCGGACGTCTGGATGCCGATCGGATACTATCCGAACAAGGGAGATCTGGTAGAGCGTGGCCGCCCCGGCGTTCTCGTGGTTGGGCGGCTCAAGCCGAACGTATCCGTCGCGAAGGCGCAGGCCGATCTCGATGCCATCAATGCGCACCTTGCGGCCGCGTTTCCGTCGACCAACAGTGGTGTCGGGGCCAACGTCACGTCGATGACCGATCAACTCGTTGGCCCGATGCGCGCCCCGATGCTCATCGTTGCCGGCGCCGTCGCGATCGTATTGCTGATCGCGTGCGCGAATGTGGCGAACCTGCAGTTGGCGCGTGCCGCGTCGCGGCGTCGCGAACTGTCCGTGCGGACGGCCCTTGGTGCCGGGCGACGGCGGCTCGTGCGCCAACTGCTTACGGAAAGCGTGCTCCTATCGATCGCGGGCGGCGCGCTCGGCATTCTACTGGCGAAGTGGAGCGTCGTCGCGCTCGCGGCGGAGCTGGCAGCCAGCATGCCGGTGCAAGGTAATATCACGATCGACGCCTCCGTACTCCTGTTTGCCGTCGCGGTCACGTTAGGCGCCGGCGTACTGTTCGGAAGCGCACCGGCCTGGCAATACTCCCGCACGGATGTTCGCGATGCGCTCGCGGTTCGCGCCGACGCCGCCGCGGCCCGTCCGCATCGATTCGGTATTCGCGGCACTCTCGTCGCGGCGCAGATCGCATTGAGCGTGATCCTGCTGGTGAGTGCCGGTCTGCTGATGCGCAGCCTCGTCGCCATCTCGCGCGTCGAACCGGGGTTCGATCCCTCACACACCTTGACGCTGCAGTTCCGCCTCCCCAACTCGAAGTACAAGACGGACGCCATGATCTCGGACATGTTCACGCGTACGCTGAACGAGATCCGTCAGGTGCCAGGCGTCGAGAATGCGGCGCTCGTGCGCGCCACGCCGCTCAACGGGAACGGAGAGAGCTATCCGTACTTTCTCGCCGACAAGCCGATCGCCGACCCACAGTCGGCGCCGACCGCTCAGCTCAATATCGTGAGTCCGGGGTACTTCGCGACGATGCACATCCGCCGCGTGGCCGGACGCGACTTCACGATGGTCGATCGAGCCGGTGGCACGCCGGTCGCAATCGTGAACGATCAGCTCGCGCGGCGCGCGTGGCCTAACGAGTCGGCGATCGGCAAGCGCCTCCGGCTGGGTGGCGAGGGAGCCTGGGCGACGATCGTTGGTGTGGTTGGAACGACGAAGCACTTTCGACTCTCGGAGGATCCTCTCGACCAGGCGTATGTGCCGTACCAGCAACGGCCGCTGATTTTCACCGAGGTTGTGGTGCGCGCGACAGGCGACGCTGGCGCGATCGCGAACGCCGTGCGCGCCGCGATCTGGCGCGTCGACCGCGATCAGCCGGTGTGGCACTTCCGCACGATGGATCGCGTGCTCGCGGAGGCGCGTGACGGTTCGAGGCTCACGGTCTGGCTGATGGCAGCGTTCGCGGTCCTGGCGCTCGTGCTCGCGGCGATCGGGGTGTACGGCGTCATGAGCTACACGGTGACACGGCGCACCCAGGAGGTTGGCATCCGCATCGCGCTCGGCGCGCGGCGCGGCCAGGTGCTCGGCATGGTGTTGCGCGACGGAATGAAGACGATCGTGGTCTCGGTCGTCATCGGTCTCGCCGGCGCGGCGATCGCGTCGCGGCTCCTCGCGAGCCAGCTCTTCGGAGTGAGCACCGTGGACCCTCTCACCTTCGCTGCCGTGCCCGTCCTTCTCGCGATCGTCGCGTTCCTGGCGTGTTACCTCCCTGCCCGCCGCGCGAGCCGTGTCGATCCGATCATCGCGCTGCGGACAGAATGAAGACAATCGATGATAACTTGCTCATGATGGAGTCACCGTGAAGCGCGCGGCCGATCCTCGAGCGTTGCTGCCGCTCACGCCGGTCGTGCTCCACATTCTCCTCGCTCTGGCCGAAGGACACCGCTCGGGTGACCACGAGGACGTCGCCGGACGGCACGGCTACGGGGTCGCACAGGAAGTCGAGGAGATGACGGACGGCCAGATCCGCATGGGTCCGGGCACCCTCTACGGCTCGATTCAGCGTATGCTCACGTCGGGTCTCATCGAGGAAGTCGCGCGTGGCAAAACGGCGACGCGCACGGCCGTTTCGGGAGGGGGAGACGACGAGGACGAGCGGCGGCGATACTATCGACTTTCGCCGCTCGGACGGCGGGTCTTACAGCTCGAACTTGCGCGACTCGCGCGAGTCGTTGTCGTGGCCAGGGCGAAGCACCTGCTGGCCGGACCCGAGCCTGCGTAAGGCGAAGTCTTCCCCCACGCGGTTCCTCATAGCATTATGCGCGGGTCCTAACGATTCCTCCTCCATGCGCCGTCGCTTCGACCCGACAGCACTGCTGCCCTTCGCGCTCGGTGCGCTTCTCCTCCTGAATGTCGACGGCTGCCACAACGGAAAGCCGTCGGAGCCGGTGCCGGTACAGCCGAAGACGTGGCTCCACGTGACGAACGGCGAGTTCCTCGACGCCGTCGTTTACGTAGTCGTCGACCGAGGCCAGCGCGTGCGGCTTGGGGTCGCGAGCTCGAATCGGACGACAACCTTCGAGATCCCGCCACATCTGCTGTTTTCACCCACGTCGCTCAGCTTCGTCCTCGACCCGATAGGCGCGCCCGCACGCCCGTCGACGGGGGATGTAGTAATCGACCCCGGCGACGACGTGGAGCTGCGATTCAGTGGCGGACGGGTGGTGCTGACGAAACGCGCGCCTGGCGCGTGAGCCGCGGCGGAACTGGTCCTGCGACTAGTGCGCTAGTCCGCCGTGGTGCTTGCAGACGTCCTTGCCCTTCGCCTCGTAACGGCCATCACGGCACTTCAGGCGACCGCGCTTCTCCTCGCGCCGGCGCTCTTCCTCGCGCCTGCGCTCCTCTTCGCGCTTGTGATCGTCGCGATGCGCCCAGCGCCAGCCGCGGCGCTCCTCGTACGGCGGATG
This Gemmatimonadaceae bacterium DNA region includes the following protein-coding sequences:
- a CDS encoding ABC transporter permease, whose amino-acid sequence is MRRTQPCRDASDRVFGVLLLLYPRSFRERFGDEMLAFFRARRSEAHHQRGLRSTLRLWRHLLVDIAITAPIERVRAVFASAQQEATLIDVPWSSPFYLEQEDSMDALRQDLRFALRTLRARPAFTLVAVLTLALGIGATTAIFSVVNAVLLRPLPWPHADRLVLIWGTRGSVKQNGVVYLDYLDWQKATRSFDALAVMRGQSVNLTGGDQPERVTGSFVTANFFGLLGAKPEQGRFFTPAESDVGSKEPVAVITDDFWRTHFGARPDMLGRTLVLNGVPFTVVGIARPEVAAPLGTPDVWMPIGYYPNKGDLVERGRPGVLVVGRLKPNVSVAKAQADLDAINAHLAAAFPSTNSGVGANVTSMTDQLVGPMRAPMLIVAGAVAIVLLIACANVANLQLARAASRRRELSVRTALGAGRRRLVRQLLTESVLLSIAGGALGILLAKWSVVALAAELAASMPVQGNITIDASVLLFAVAVTLGAGVLFGSAPAWQYSRTDVRDALAVRADAAAARPHRFGIRGTLVAAQIALSVILLVSAGLLMRSLVAISRVEPGFDPSHTLTLQFRLPNSKYKTDAMISDMFTRTLNEIRQVPGVENAALVRATPLNGNGESYPYFLADKPIADPQSAPTAQLNIVSPGYFATMHIRRVAGRDFTMVDRAGGTPVAIVNDQLARRAWPNESAIGKRLRLGGEGAWATIVGVVGTTKHFRLSEDPLDQAYVPYQQRPLIFTEVVVRATGDAGAIANAVRAAIWRVDRDQPVWHFRTMDRVLAEARDGSRLTVWLMAAFAVLALVLAAIGVYGVMSYTVTRRTQEVGIRIALGARRGQVLGMVLRDGMKTIVVSVVIGLAGAAIASRLLASQLFGVSTVDPLTFAAVPVLLAIVAFLACYLPARRASRVDPIIALRTE
- a CDS encoding helix-turn-helix transcriptional regulator; translated protein: MKRAADPRALLPLTPVVLHILLALAEGHRSGDHEDVAGRHGYGVAQEVEEMTDGQIRMGPGTLYGSIQRMLTSGLIEEVARGKTATRTAVSGGGDDEDERRRYYRLSPLGRRVLQLELARLARVVVVARAKHLLAGPEPA